Proteins co-encoded in one Synechococcus elongatus PCC 6301 genomic window:
- a CDS encoding NAD(P) transhydrogenase subunit alpha, with the protein MKILIPCEPGLQERRVAMLPSQLARLKQLTGGTISVQSGAGQPLGLSDRDYQEAGAEVSDQEEQLWRQADLVLSIGPWRSEQATPLNWLRSGACLIGLLDPWSQTDSLDRLAAQGVSALSLELIPRISRAQAMDVLSSQASIIGYRSVLLGATALGRYLPMLTTAAGTIPPAKVLVLGAGVAGLQAIATARRLGAVVSAFDVRKTAGEEVQSLGAKFIDVDLSESAEASGGYAKQLNEDSMARLRAGLLPHLQQADLIVTTAQVPGKPAPCLISAEMVAQLQPGTVIVDAAAERGGNCELTCAGREVDIDGVKVLGPTAIAAGLPHDASFLFGRNLLALLPLLCHEGELRLPLDDEIIAGCCVVTAGERRFPPQPKPLPVPEAV; encoded by the coding sequence ATGAAGATTTTGATTCCCTGCGAGCCAGGGCTGCAAGAGCGCCGTGTCGCTATGCTGCCCTCCCAGCTTGCACGCTTAAAACAACTAACTGGCGGGACGATCTCCGTTCAAAGTGGCGCCGGCCAGCCGTTAGGACTCAGCGATCGCGACTATCAAGAGGCGGGAGCGGAAGTCAGTGATCAGGAAGAGCAACTGTGGCGACAAGCTGATCTGGTGCTCTCGATAGGCCCTTGGCGCAGCGAACAAGCCACGCCCCTCAATTGGCTGCGATCGGGAGCTTGCCTGATTGGTTTGCTCGATCCTTGGTCCCAGACAGACAGCCTCGATCGCCTCGCGGCGCAGGGTGTCTCGGCGCTTAGCTTGGAACTGATTCCTCGCATTAGTCGTGCCCAAGCGATGGATGTCTTATCCTCTCAGGCCAGCATTATTGGCTATCGCAGCGTCCTGCTGGGAGCCACGGCCCTAGGGCGCTATCTACCGATGCTGACTACGGCTGCGGGTACAATTCCGCCCGCCAAGGTGCTGGTCTTGGGAGCTGGAGTAGCTGGACTGCAGGCGATCGCCACGGCCCGTCGCCTTGGGGCGGTCGTCAGCGCCTTTGATGTACGCAAGACCGCTGGCGAAGAGGTTCAAAGCTTAGGTGCCAAGTTCATCGATGTGGACCTGAGCGAGTCTGCTGAGGCTAGCGGGGGCTACGCTAAACAGCTCAACGAAGACAGCATGGCGCGCTTGCGGGCGGGGCTTTTGCCCCATCTCCAACAGGCCGATTTGATTGTGACGACGGCACAAGTTCCGGGTAAGCCGGCTCCTTGCCTCATCTCCGCCGAGATGGTGGCCCAGCTACAGCCAGGCACGGTCATTGTCGATGCTGCCGCAGAACGGGGTGGCAACTGCGAACTGACCTGCGCGGGCCGCGAAGTTGATATCGATGGCGTCAAGGTACTGGGTCCCACTGCGATCGCTGCTGGGCTCCCCCACGATGCCAGCTTCCTGTTCGGGCGCAATTTGCTGGCTCTGCTACCGCTCCTCTGCCACGAAGGTGAGCTGCGGTTGCCCTTGGACGATGAAATCATCGCCGGCTGCTGTGTTGTGACCGCCGGTGAGCGTCGCTTCCCGCCCCAACCTAAACCCCTGCCTGTGCCGGAGGCTGTATGA
- a CDS encoding DUF2808 domain-containing protein has product MARSRLFPVAAAIACATGLAAVAVPPALAQGLPGLTLRWNGNEGGFRELKYFLNNGTVGALDRYTLAIPGRDVEQAIQQLTVTYPTYYTGSFSDDKVSLRICRLGNVLSRTRCDEVVPLSDRDIDRDNGRIDFYPQTPIPAGTTLGVVFEGVINPNNPGMFQFNASALSPGDLPISRYLGSWVLTIDLRNN; this is encoded by the coding sequence ATGGCTCGTTCTCGTCTCTTTCCTGTTGCTGCCGCGATCGCCTGTGCAACAGGTCTGGCAGCCGTTGCTGTGCCGCCGGCATTGGCACAAGGTCTGCCGGGTCTGACCCTGCGCTGGAATGGCAACGAGGGCGGCTTTCGCGAACTGAAGTATTTTCTGAACAATGGCACCGTGGGGGCGCTCGATCGCTATACCCTCGCGATTCCCGGACGCGATGTTGAGCAAGCGATCCAACAGCTGACGGTGACCTACCCGACCTACTACACCGGTAGCTTCAGCGACGACAAAGTTTCCCTGCGCATCTGCCGGTTGGGCAATGTCCTCTCGCGAACCCGGTGTGATGAAGTGGTGCCGCTCAGCGATCGCGACATCGACCGCGATAATGGCCGCATTGACTTCTATCCGCAAACACCGATTCCCGCAGGCACAACCCTGGGCGTTGTCTTTGAAGGCGTGATCAACCCGAATAACCCTGGCATGTTCCAGTTCAATGCCTCGGCGCTGTCGCCGGGTGACTTGCCGATCAGTCGTTATCTGGGCAGCTGGGTCCTCACCATCGACCTCCGCAACAACTAG
- the rpmH gene encoding 50S ribosomal protein L34 codes for MTKRTLEGTNRKRKRTSGFRARMRSATGRRVIKARRSKGRARLAV; via the coding sequence ATGACTAAGCGCACCCTCGAAGGAACGAACCGGAAGCGGAAGCGCACTTCTGGCTTTCGGGCGCGGATGCGCTCCGCCACCGGCCGTCGCGTGATCAAGGCTCGTCGCAGCAAAGGTCGGGCTCGCCTCGCTGTCTAG
- the rnpA gene encoding ribonuclease P protein component: MALPRCHRLRQRDRFPALYRGGRKLSTPSLLLRWLPQAEIESVNESRFAIVISLKVHKRAVRRNRLRRRLQAALLRLRDRLRPGFDGLLTVKPGLDLDTSTSQFLQELEDLLTRAEIIHGRQ; encoded by the coding sequence TTGGCGCTGCCTCGTTGCCATCGACTGCGACAACGCGATCGCTTCCCAGCACTGTATCGAGGGGGTCGAAAACTTTCGACGCCCTCACTTTTGTTGCGCTGGTTGCCCCAAGCGGAAATAGAGTCCGTCAACGAAAGTCGATTTGCGATTGTTATCAGTCTCAAAGTTCACAAGCGAGCGGTGCGCCGCAATCGCCTACGACGGAGGCTGCAAGCGGCTTTGCTGCGGCTGCGCGATCGCCTGCGACCTGGCTTTGATGGCCTGCTCACGGTCAAGCCAGGCCTTGACCTCGACACCAGCACGAGTCAGTTTTTGCAAGAATTAGAAGACCTTTTAACTCGGGCGGAGATCATCCATGGCCGTCAATGA
- a CDS encoding PH domain-containing protein gives MAVNEEVFYEGGPHKGDLILNVLIGLTLVGLPLAVGAIVRALWLRFRITNRRITVTGGWQGRERSEIIYSEIADLVSIPRGLGFWGDICLILKDRSRLEMRSVPNYRAVVEFIKTQMAEKQAKATTAA, from the coding sequence ATGGCCGTCAATGAAGAAGTGTTCTACGAGGGTGGACCCCACAAGGGCGACCTGATCCTGAATGTGCTGATTGGGCTGACACTCGTGGGTCTACCCTTGGCCGTCGGCGCGATCGTGCGGGCGCTGTGGCTGCGGTTTCGGATCACTAACCGCCGGATCACAGTCACGGGTGGCTGGCAAGGGCGCGAACGCAGTGAGATTATCTACTCCGAAATTGCTGATTTGGTCAGCATCCCCCGCGGGCTGGGCTTCTGGGGCGATATCTGCCTGATTCTCAAGGATCGCTCTCGCCTCGAAATGCGATCGGTGCCCAACTACCGCGCCGTTGTCGAATTTATCAAGACCCAGATGGCTGAAAAACAGGCGAAAGCAACGACTGCTGCCTAG
- the yidC gene encoding membrane protein insertase YidC, which translates to MDFGIGFLSSNVMLPILDFFYGLVPSYGLAIIALTLVIRIALYPLSAGAIRNARRMRIANPVMQKRQQEIRERYANDPSKLQEETAKLFKEFGNPLAGCFPLLLQMPLLFALFATLRGSPFADINYTVNLQVLPSEQIAQVQPRAFSTKPQNVFVADGVHYRVAAVLPAGTQLGVGDRSAVTFQGTKGESFESLVGDRAADLKPTWSVTKGSEHIRVGEDGVVEAVSPGDATLQVTIPGIAANNGFLFIKALGEVGIQSEDGINWDVLGLVLAFGVSLYVSQQLSSQGAAPNPQQDQVNKITPVLFSGMFLFFPLPAGVLMYMVIANIFQTLQTFILMREPLPENLQKLVTEGAGAAGGSGLSAATAKNQTIDTTAERLPFEPGGNRKKKNG; encoded by the coding sequence ATGGATTTCGGAATCGGTTTTCTTTCGAGCAACGTGATGTTGCCGATCCTAGACTTCTTCTACGGATTGGTGCCTAGCTACGGTCTGGCAATTATTGCCCTGACCTTGGTGATTCGGATCGCGCTTTATCCCCTCAGTGCCGGTGCGATTCGCAACGCGCGCCGCATGCGGATTGCCAACCCTGTCATGCAGAAGCGGCAACAGGAAATTCGGGAGCGCTATGCCAATGACCCCAGCAAGCTCCAGGAAGAAACCGCCAAGTTATTTAAGGAATTTGGTAACCCGCTAGCGGGTTGCTTCCCCTTATTGCTGCAAATGCCGCTGCTGTTTGCGCTGTTTGCCACCCTACGGGGATCGCCCTTCGCGGACATCAATTACACCGTCAACTTGCAGGTTCTGCCCTCGGAGCAGATTGCCCAAGTTCAGCCCCGCGCTTTTTCGACCAAGCCCCAAAACGTCTTTGTGGCGGATGGGGTCCACTACCGCGTTGCAGCCGTCCTGCCAGCTGGCACCCAGCTCGGGGTAGGCGATCGCTCGGCGGTAACTTTCCAAGGGACCAAGGGAGAGTCGTTTGAATCCTTAGTGGGCGATCGCGCGGCTGACTTAAAGCCAACTTGGAGTGTGACCAAGGGTAGCGAGCACATTCGTGTCGGTGAAGACGGGGTTGTCGAAGCCGTTTCGCCTGGTGATGCGACCCTGCAAGTCACCATTCCGGGCATCGCTGCTAACAATGGCTTCCTGTTCATCAAAGCCTTGGGCGAAGTCGGCATCCAGAGCGAAGACGGCATTAACTGGGATGTCTTGGGTCTTGTGTTGGCCTTTGGTGTCAGCCTCTACGTGAGCCAACAGCTCTCTTCGCAAGGTGCCGCCCCCAATCCTCAGCAAGATCAGGTCAACAAGATCACGCCGGTGCTGTTCTCGGGCATGTTCCTGTTCTTCCCGCTACCGGCTGGGGTTTTGATGTACATGGTGATCGCCAACATCTTCCAGACCTTGCAGACCTTTATCCTGATGCGGGAACCCCTGCCGGAAAACCTACAAAAGCTGGTGACTGAAGGGGCTGGTGCTGCTGGTGGTAGCGGTCTGAGTGCAGCTACGGCGAAAAACCAGACCATCGACACGACGGCGGAACGGTTGCCCTTTGAGCCGGGCGGCAATCGCAAGAAGAAAAACGGATGA
- a CDS encoding protein jag, giving the protein MTHELALNQGQAWLTETLQLMGCPVAVSAELRTEAVRPDPEGWLELDPEGELLPERAAALIGDRGVAIDALQFLANLALNQHRAADDHLHFTLELGGYRQQRRQLLSQIAIQVADRVLSSGEPEKLEDYSSADRRVLHELFEAYPHLQAVSEGREPHRSLLISRRAEE; this is encoded by the coding sequence ATGACCCACGAGCTCGCGCTGAATCAAGGACAAGCTTGGCTAACTGAAACACTGCAACTGATGGGATGTCCGGTTGCAGTCTCGGCCGAATTGCGGACAGAGGCAGTTCGGCCCGACCCCGAAGGCTGGTTGGAGCTGGATCCGGAAGGTGAGCTCTTGCCAGAGCGAGCAGCCGCCTTAATTGGCGATCGCGGGGTAGCGATCGATGCCTTGCAGTTCTTGGCTAACCTGGCTCTCAATCAGCATCGAGCAGCGGACGATCACCTCCATTTCACCTTGGAGCTGGGGGGCTACCGGCAGCAACGTCGGCAACTCTTGAGTCAAATCGCTATCCAAGTAGCCGATCGTGTCTTGAGTTCTGGGGAACCAGAAAAGCTGGAGGACTATTCCTCCGCCGATCGCCGAGTGCTGCATGAGCTGTTTGAGGCTTATCCTCACCTGCAGGCCGTGAGTGAAGGGCGGGAACCCCATCGATCGCTGCTGATCAGCCGTCGCGCTGAGGAATAA
- a CDS encoding YceD family protein yields the protein MARSLLRAFPIQQLLQQPQQTRSWELAEPVEGFESLTPVQGELTVRHGHSFLEVTATAETIVNLTCDRCLWLLQPPPPSQYAGANLATG from the coding sequence ATGGCCCGATCGCTACTTCGCGCCTTCCCAATTCAGCAACTACTCCAGCAACCCCAGCAAACCCGCAGCTGGGAACTAGCAGAGCCAGTTGAAGGCTTTGAGAGTCTGACACCAGTGCAGGGTGAGTTAACGGTGCGCCACGGCCATAGCTTCTTGGAAGTGACTGCTACCGCTGAGACGATCGTCAATCTCACCTGCGATCGCTGCCTCTGGCTGCTACAACCACCGCCTCCAAGTCAATACGCGGGAGCTAATCTGGCTACGGGGTGA
- a CDS encoding YceD family protein: protein MWLRGETPELMEWEPEDELKESLPPDGSFDPQQWLYEQLCLALPLRNVCAEDCPGPAQPESESPPSVVDDRWLALAKLRDRLGE, encoded by the coding sequence ATCTGGCTACGGGGTGAAACGCCCGAGTTGATGGAATGGGAGCCAGAGGACGAACTAAAGGAGAGCTTGCCGCCGGACGGCAGTTTTGATCCGCAGCAATGGCTCTACGAGCAGCTGTGCTTAGCCCTGCCGCTGCGTAATGTCTGCGCTGAAGATTGTCCTGGCCCTGCGCAACCTGAATCGGAGTCCCCGCCCAGCGTCGTTGACGATCGCTGGTTGGCACTGGCCAAACTGCGTGATCGCCTCGGAGAATGA
- a CDS encoding AAA family ATPase: MNSFQAELGLLLRARYPVLYLATTEEERAEAAIAAVAKSQGDRAVYCWDFVEGYQGTANSEGFGKRNPLQALEYLDQLPATAPALVILRDFHRFLEDAAVSRKLRNLARRLKSQPKNLLILSSRLAIPDDLAEVITVVEFPLPTATEIRVELQRLLQATGQRFSEANLDAVVRSCQGLSLERIRRVIARAIAKHGELNSEDFDLILEEKRQTIRQTQILDFIPAHEQMSDIGGLDLLKEWLLRRGGAFSEAARRYGLPHPRGLLLAGIQGTGKSLTAKAIAHYWHLPLLRLDVGRLFAGLVGESEARTRQMIQIAEALSPCVLWIDEIDKAFAGLDGRGDSGTANRVFGTVLTWMAEKQSAVFVVATANNVTSLPPELLRKGRFDEIFFVGLPNQEERRAIFEVHLNRLRPSSLRNYDLERLAAATPGFSGAEIEQALIEAMHLGFSQSRDFNTDDVIDAIGQLVPLARTAQQQIQQLQEWAALGRVRPASNAMLPRPEGL; the protein is encoded by the coding sequence ATGAACTCTTTTCAAGCAGAACTCGGCCTCCTGTTGCGGGCGCGCTATCCCGTGCTCTATCTCGCCACCACTGAAGAGGAGCGGGCTGAAGCTGCGATCGCGGCGGTCGCTAAAAGTCAGGGCGATCGGGCAGTTTACTGCTGGGATTTTGTCGAGGGCTACCAAGGCACAGCCAACAGTGAAGGCTTTGGTAAGCGCAATCCGCTACAGGCTCTGGAATATCTCGATCAGTTACCGGCGACTGCTCCAGCACTGGTCATTCTGCGTGACTTCCATCGCTTCTTGGAAGATGCCGCCGTCTCGCGCAAGCTGCGCAACCTAGCGCGACGTCTCAAATCCCAGCCGAAAAACTTGTTGATCCTCAGCAGTCGCTTGGCGATTCCCGACGACCTAGCTGAGGTGATCACCGTCGTCGAGTTCCCGCTGCCGACGGCAACCGAAATTCGGGTCGAGCTGCAGCGGCTGCTGCAAGCCACCGGTCAGCGCTTCTCCGAAGCAAATTTAGATGCAGTAGTGCGCAGCTGCCAAGGACTGTCTCTAGAACGGATTCGCCGCGTTATTGCCCGCGCGATCGCCAAGCATGGCGAGCTGAATAGCGAAGATTTCGATCTGATTCTGGAAGAAAAACGCCAGACGATCCGCCAGACCCAAATCCTTGACTTCATTCCGGCCCACGAGCAGATGTCGGACATTGGCGGCTTGGATCTGCTCAAGGAATGGCTGCTACGCCGTGGTGGTGCGTTCTCCGAGGCCGCCCGTCGCTACGGCTTGCCCCACCCGCGCGGACTGTTGCTGGCCGGAATTCAGGGCACTGGCAAGTCCCTGACTGCCAAAGCGATCGCTCACTATTGGCATCTGCCCTTGCTGCGGTTGGACGTTGGGCGCTTGTTTGCGGGTCTGGTGGGGGAATCCGAGGCTCGTACCCGCCAGATGATTCAAATTGCTGAGGCTTTATCGCCCTGCGTGCTCTGGATCGATGAAATTGACAAAGCCTTCGCCGGGTTGGATGGACGCGGCGATAGCGGCACTGCCAATCGTGTTTTTGGCACGGTCTTGACTTGGATGGCCGAGAAGCAAAGCGCCGTCTTCGTGGTGGCGACTGCGAATAATGTCACCAGCTTGCCACCAGAGCTGCTGCGCAAGGGCCGCTTCGATGAAATCTTCTTTGTCGGGCTGCCAAATCAAGAGGAACGCCGCGCCATTTTTGAAGTCCATCTCAATCGGCTCCGTCCTTCAAGCCTACGCAACTATGACCTAGAGCGGCTGGCAGCGGCCACGCCTGGCTTTTCGGGGGCTGAAATTGAACAAGCGCTGATTGAAGCGATGCACCTTGGCTTTAGCCAAAGTCGCGACTTTAACACTGATGATGTGATTGATGCGATCGGACAGTTGGTGCCCTTAGCGCGGACGGCCCAGCAACAAATCCAGCAGCTTCAGGAATGGGCAGCATTAGGTCGGGTCCGACCAGCTTCCAACGCGATGTTGCCGCGCCCCGAGGGTCTCTAG
- a CDS encoding B12-binding domain-containing radical SAM protein has product MRALLIYPRFPKTFWSYEKILELVNRKVLLPPLGLVTVAAILPQEWEFKLVDRNIRAVTEEEWAWADIVILSAMIVQKEDMVDQISLAKQHGKRVAVGGPYPTSVPEEMEAAGVDFLILDEGEITLPMFVEALERGETQGRFSSNGEKPDVTTTPIPRYDLLERSAYDSMSVQFSRGCPFQCEFCDIIVLYGRKPRTKEPQQLLAELQALYDLGWRGGVFMVDDNFIGNKRNVKRLLQDLKVWQSERGYPFRFDTEASLDLADDDELIELMLDCNFAAVFMGIETPDTDSLQLTKKFQNTRSPLLESIDKVTRSGLRVIAGFIIGFDGEKPGAGQRIVDFAEVTGIPTTTFAMLQALPNTALWHRLEKEGRLRLPDANINQTTLMNFVPTRPVEDIAREYIDAFGKLYEPVQYLNRVYRYFLKLGAPRVQPKFQWPEWVVVRALLLVCWRQGVVRKTRWLFWHHLFSILRRNPAVAEQYIAVCAHNEHFMEYREIVRNQIEAQLQAYLEQAERHAPETAIAA; this is encoded by the coding sequence ATGCGCGCTTTACTGATTTATCCTCGCTTTCCCAAAACGTTCTGGTCCTACGAAAAAATTCTGGAACTCGTCAATCGGAAAGTGTTGTTACCGCCGCTGGGGTTGGTGACTGTCGCCGCCATCCTGCCGCAGGAATGGGAATTTAAGTTGGTTGACCGCAATATCCGCGCCGTCACTGAAGAAGAGTGGGCTTGGGCCGACATTGTGATTTTGTCGGCCATGATTGTCCAGAAAGAGGACATGGTCGATCAGATTTCCCTTGCGAAGCAGCATGGCAAGCGCGTTGCTGTTGGAGGCCCCTACCCCACCTCAGTGCCCGAGGAAATGGAAGCAGCTGGCGTTGACTTCCTGATCCTTGACGAGGGCGAAATCACGCTGCCGATGTTTGTTGAAGCCTTGGAACGAGGCGAGACTCAGGGTCGCTTTAGCTCCAATGGCGAAAAACCGGATGTGACGACCACGCCGATTCCGCGCTACGACCTGCTAGAGCGCAGTGCCTACGACTCGATGTCGGTGCAGTTCTCGCGGGGTTGCCCGTTCCAGTGCGAGTTCTGCGACATCATCGTGCTCTACGGTCGCAAACCCCGCACCAAGGAGCCACAGCAACTGCTGGCAGAACTGCAGGCGCTCTATGACCTTGGCTGGCGCGGCGGCGTGTTTATGGTCGATGACAACTTCATTGGTAATAAGCGCAATGTCAAACGGTTGCTGCAAGACCTGAAAGTTTGGCAGTCCGAGCGTGGCTACCCCTTCCGCTTTGATACGGAAGCGTCCCTGGACTTGGCTGATGACGATGAGCTGATCGAGTTGATGCTCGACTGCAACTTCGCGGCGGTGTTTATGGGTATCGAAACACCTGACACCGACAGTCTGCAGCTGACCAAGAAGTTTCAAAACACGCGATCGCCGCTACTGGAGTCGATCGATAAGGTGACGCGATCGGGCCTGCGAGTGATTGCTGGCTTCATCATCGGCTTCGATGGCGAGAAACCGGGTGCAGGTCAGCGCATCGTCGATTTTGCCGAAGTGACGGGCATTCCCACGACCACCTTTGCCATGCTGCAAGCACTCCCCAATACGGCGCTCTGGCATCGTCTGGAAAAAGAAGGTCGTCTACGGCTACCGGATGCCAACATCAACCAGACAACGTTGATGAACTTTGTGCCCACCCGTCCGGTCGAAGATATTGCTCGTGAATATATTGATGCCTTCGGGAAGCTCTACGAGCCGGTGCAATACCTGAATCGGGTTTATCGATACTTCCTCAAGCTGGGCGCGCCTCGGGTACAACCCAAGTTTCAGTGGCCGGAATGGGTGGTCGTGCGGGCACTATTACTAGTCTGCTGGCGTCAAGGCGTGGTTCGCAAAACCCGCTGGCTGTTCTGGCATCACCTGTTCAGCATTCTGCGTCGCAATCCAGCAGTGGCAGAACAGTACATCGCTGTCTGTGCCCATAATGAGCACTTCATGGAGTACCGCGAGATCGTCCGCAACCAGATTGAAGCGCAACTCCAAGCCTACTTGGAGCAGGCAGAACGTCACGCCCCAGAAACGGCGATCGCGGCTTAG
- a CDS encoding peptidase U32 family protein, translated as MAVASLSCPELLAPAGDWDCLRAAIENGADAVYFGLDRFNARMRAHNFTEADLPKVVATLHQRGLKAYVTLNTLIFPQELPAAEQYLRSIISAGVDAAIVQDVGLCRLIRHLSPTFPIHASTQMTISSAAGVAFAHDLGCQLVVLARENSLAEIQKIRQQTTVLNKALPLEVFVHGALCVAYSGACLTSEALGGRSANRGECAQACRMSYDLIADGQTIDLGDRQYLLSPQDLMGIELLPELIAAGVCSLKIEGRLKAPEYVASVTRRYREAIDRAWLGQSTELPPSDRYELEMAFSRGLSSGWLQGIDNQALVQGRYAKKRGVDLGSVLAVDRRGIQVEPLVPIQAGDGLLIETERGDRGGRVYQVEPIAGQRLRLCFSRDFDLRAVQVGDRLWKTSDPALEKELRQSFSAEQPRWKQPVDLTVQGAIDQPLVVIAGDRQGRQVSVQSEQVLQAATQHPLDRDRLAAQLGRLGNTAFELGSLENQLPDGLILPISELNRLRRQWVSALEALRSQPNHWPLSATAKLADLLPKRSATQPRTPELTVLVRDLPQLEAAIATQAVRLYCEFEDPRRYREAVQVFRQAQRLEQTIWLAPPRIYKPGETWILEQVRRAEPDGFLVRNYDHLAAFQGDRCVGDFSLNVANPLTAAHWVEQAGLEWLTASYDLNAQQLLDLLAQTPTNWLEVTIHQHMPLFHMEHCVFCAFLSDGHDFRDCGRPCEQQEVRLRDRVGVEHILKADAGCRNTLYNGTAQTGAEFVPALQSQGLFRFRIDCLQESPAQVTQLCDRYWQLLRGQCSGEQLWRELKLMRQLGVTRGTLTTVIR; from the coding sequence ATGGCTGTTGCTTCACTGTCCTGCCCAGAATTGTTGGCACCTGCGGGCGACTGGGACTGTCTGCGAGCTGCGATTGAAAATGGGGCGGATGCCGTCTACTTCGGCCTCGATCGCTTTAATGCACGGATGCGAGCCCACAACTTTACCGAGGCGGATCTACCAAAAGTGGTGGCGACGCTTCACCAACGGGGGCTCAAAGCTTATGTCACCCTCAATACCCTGATCTTCCCGCAGGAACTCCCTGCTGCTGAGCAATACCTGCGATCGATCATCAGTGCCGGCGTCGATGCCGCGATCGTGCAGGACGTGGGGTTGTGTCGGCTGATTCGGCACCTCTCGCCGACCTTCCCGATCCACGCCTCCACTCAAATGACGATCAGTAGCGCAGCAGGTGTGGCTTTTGCCCACGATCTGGGCTGTCAACTTGTGGTGTTAGCGCGGGAAAATTCTCTTGCCGAAATCCAAAAAATTCGCCAACAAACGACGGTTCTGAACAAAGCGTTGCCGCTGGAGGTCTTTGTCCACGGCGCATTGTGCGTGGCTTACAGCGGCGCTTGCCTCACCTCCGAAGCCTTGGGTGGGCGATCGGCCAATCGCGGCGAATGTGCCCAAGCTTGCCGCATGAGCTACGACCTGATTGCTGATGGTCAGACGATTGACCTAGGCGATCGCCAGTACTTGCTCAGTCCCCAAGATTTGATGGGCATTGAACTGTTGCCGGAACTGATCGCAGCTGGCGTCTGCAGTCTCAAAATCGAAGGTCGGCTCAAGGCACCCGAGTATGTGGCTAGTGTGACCCGCCGCTATCGCGAGGCGATTGATCGCGCTTGGTTGGGACAAAGCACAGAACTACCTCCCAGCGATCGCTATGAACTAGAGATGGCCTTTTCGCGGGGCCTCTCCTCTGGCTGGTTGCAGGGCATTGATAATCAAGCGTTAGTTCAAGGTCGCTACGCCAAAAAGCGAGGTGTTGATCTAGGGAGCGTCTTGGCAGTCGATCGCCGGGGCATTCAGGTCGAGCCGCTAGTGCCGATTCAGGCTGGAGATGGCTTGCTAATTGAAACCGAGCGGGGCGATCGCGGCGGCCGTGTCTATCAGGTGGAACCGATCGCAGGTCAACGTCTGCGCCTTTGTTTCAGCCGCGATTTTGATCTGCGAGCCGTGCAAGTGGGCGATCGCCTCTGGAAAACCAGTGATCCTGCTCTCGAAAAAGAACTGCGCCAAAGTTTTAGTGCGGAGCAACCCCGCTGGAAGCAGCCGGTGGATCTAACAGTGCAGGGTGCGATCGATCAGCCCTTAGTTGTGATTGCTGGCGATCGCCAAGGTCGTCAAGTCTCGGTGCAATCCGAACAAGTTTTGCAGGCCGCGACTCAGCATCCCCTCGATCGCGATCGCCTCGCGGCCCAGTTGGGACGGTTGGGAAACACTGCCTTTGAGTTAGGGTCCCTCGAAAATCAGCTGCCGGATGGCTTGATTCTGCCGATTAGTGAACTGAATCGCCTACGTCGGCAGTGGGTGAGTGCGTTGGAAGCGCTGCGATCGCAGCCGAATCATTGGCCGCTGAGTGCCACAGCGAAGCTGGCTGACCTCTTGCCCAAGCGATCGGCAACCCAACCGCGAACGCCGGAACTCACGGTGCTGGTTCGAGACTTGCCGCAACTGGAAGCCGCGATCGCTACTCAGGCGGTGCGACTCTATTGTGAATTTGAAGACCCCCGCCGCTACCGCGAAGCGGTCCAAGTCTTCCGGCAAGCCCAGCGATTAGAACAAACGATTTGGCTAGCGCCACCGCGCATTTACAAGCCAGGCGAAACTTGGATTTTGGAGCAGGTGCGACGGGCAGAGCCAGATGGTTTTCTGGTGCGCAACTACGATCATCTGGCTGCTTTTCAGGGCGATCGCTGTGTGGGCGATTTCTCCTTGAATGTCGCTAATCCTCTAACCGCGGCCCATTGGGTGGAGCAGGCCGGACTAGAGTGGCTGACGGCTTCCTACGACCTCAATGCTCAACAACTGTTGGATTTATTGGCGCAGACGCCGACCAATTGGCTGGAAGTGACGATTCATCAGCATATGCCGCTGTTCCACATGGAACACTGTGTGTTTTGCGCATTCCTCAGTGATGGTCATGACTTTCGCGATTGTGGTCGCCCCTGTGAGCAGCAAGAAGTGCGGCTACGCGATCGCGTTGGCGTAGAGCACATCCTCAAGGCCGATGCCGGCTGCCGCAACACGCTTTATAACGGCACGGCGCAAACTGGTGCCGAATTTGTTCCTGCTTTGCAGAGCCAAGGGCTTTTCCGTTTTCGCATCGATTGCTTACAGGAGTCACCTGCTCAGGTCACACAACTCTGCGATCGCTATTGGCAGCTCTTGCGAGGGCAATGCAGCGGCGAACAACTCTGGCGTGAGTTGAAGTTGATGCGTCAACTCGGTGTGACTCGCGGCAC